In Planococcus shixiaomingii, the DNA window AAAGTACGAAGACGGCTTTAAGCAAACTATTTTATTCAAACCTAGGTGCAACACGCTTTTTCATCGCTTGCTCGTAAGAATACGCGAGCTCGATCAATCGCGGTTCGCTAAAAGCGAGTCCACTAAAGGTGACGCCTACCGGTTTGCCTGCCTTCGTGTAGCCAGCTGGCACCGTAATCGATGGATAGCCTGCTTTTGCCGGCATGGCCGCGCCGTGGTTGTTCTCAAACAACAAAGCGTCCAAACTGTAGCGAGCCATGACCACATCAATTCCTTCAGCCGCAGAAATTCGGAGATCGGTTTCGCGGTGCTCCACATAAATCGGATCTTGTGGATCGTCGCTCAAACTCAGCGACTTTTCCAGTTCGCTTTGGCCGAATTTCATTCGGACCGCCGGATCCAGCTTGTTGAATTCGATGACATCCGCCAGCGATTTCACCGGCACTTCGTCGGAAACTTTGCGCAAGTAATCATTTACCCCGCGTTTAAACTCATACCACAGCACTTCCGAATCGAATTCCTGTTTTGGAATAATCACTTCCTCAACAATTGCTCCAAGAGATTTTATTTCTTCAATCGCCTGTTCCATGACGGCGCGTTCTTCTTTACTCGTTTCGCTCAAGAAAGAAAGGTCAACGCCGATTCGCGCTCCTTTCAAACCATCCCTTTTCAGGAAAGGCGTATAGTCAGTCAGCCCTTTGCCAACACTGGACTGGGTCGCCGGATCCCGTTCGTCCACTCCAGTCAACACACTAAGCGTGATTGCCGCATCCGCAACCGTACGCGCCATCGGACCCGCCGTATCTTGGCTTTCCGCAATCGGGATGATGCCGGTTCGGCTAATCAAACCGACCGTCGGCTTAATGCCGACAATCGAGTTTGCGCTAGCAGGACTAAGAATCGAGCCCGACGTTTCCGTACCGATTCCGACAACCGCAAAGTTCGCTGCAATGCTCGCGCCGGTCCCTGAACTCGATCCACCGACGCTACCCGCTTCGAACGTTCCGACGCCGTATGGGTTCAACACTTGGCCGCCGAGCCCACTATAGCCGCTCGGCACATTTTGCGTCATAAAATATGCCCACTCGCTCATGTTGACCTTGCCAAGGATGATGGCGCCCGCTTGCCGCAGCTGGGTCGCCACAAAGGCATCTTCCAAAGCGTAATTATCCTGAAGCGCGATAGTTCCCGCTGTCGTCGGCATATTATCGGCTGTATCGATATTGTCTTTCAATAAAACCGGAATCCCGTATAACGAGCCTTGTCCATCCTGGCCGCGCATGTCATCCAGCTCCTCCGCGATTTTCAATGCATCAGGATTGATCGACAAAACCGAATTGATCTTCGGGCCGCTTATATCATATTTTTCGATCCGGTCCAAATAGGACTGCACGAGTTCAACTGATGTTAATCGGTTATCTTTGAATGCTTGCTGGATTTCGTTGATTGTTGCTTCCTCTAGCATGAATGTGGTTTTTTCCATTTTGAACGCTCCTTTTCATGTCTGTAAAACACTAAATTTGTTCACTTTTTTAGTGTATACCAATTAAAGAGCAATTTATCAAAATAAAAAATTAATTGTTTTGATTTAACAGTTTTCAACTACACTATATTGCATAAAATCATATTGATCATTTTATTTTTTTATATATTCTATGATTGTCGTCTACCCAATATTCAATGGTATTTTTGTTTAGAATAACAGCTTTATCGATACCTTCAGTGAAATGAACGGTATCCTTCTCAAATTTCATTTCTTGTTCACCATAGAAATTAGTATGAGTATAGGGGAAAACTCGGAAATCTATGTCTATAGAATTCGTGTCACCTTCAGCCCAATCCATAGTAATATAAGCGTCTTCTTTCCCCTTTTCTTTAGACATCCATTTCCCTATTAAAGGTTTTATCTTGGCTCTGATCGCTGCTTTCTCTTTTTCTTCTAGGGCTATCTCTTTTTGGATTTCTCTCTGTTCTTCTAATAAAGAAGTGAACTCTTCTTTTTCAATCCTCGAATATTGGTCATAGTTTGCCGTAAGTTGAAAAGAATCTGGAAGATTAGCCGAATAACTATCTCTGGAAGTATTTATTGCAGTAACTTCGTCCTCCATTTTGATATTCAAATCTTCATCAATGACATATTTTTTAGATTTCCCTTCAATAAATTCTTCTAAGATGAAGTCTTTGCCTGACTGATATATTTTAGCAGCGATAGGATCTTCTGAACTTAATCCCCAAAATCCTTTAAGGCTTTTCAGTATAGCGAAGTTAGGCTGCGCACCTTTCGCTAATAATACATCAACATATTCGTCTGTTTCTTTTCTTTGCGCATACTCAATTGGCGAAGTAAAATCTTCAGAAACGAAATTCGGGTTTATTCCGTATTCCAATAACGCTTTTAGAATGTCGATGTCTTCATCAGCTATTGACTGCAGCAAGTACCTTTGGCCATCCTGTTCATCAATTCGAGGGGCAGTATCCATTTCAAGAAGCAGTTCAGCTAACGCTACTTCTTGGTTTTCAATAGCTTGCTCCAGCATATCCGTAAATTCTTTTTTGCTTAACTGGCTATAAGGCAGCAGTATTTTTATTAGTTTATTATTCCCTTTTTCCAATGTCAGCATCAACGCATTGACTTCATTTTTATCTTTGATTACAGGATTAGCACCGTTTTTCACCAAGAAACTAATGGCATCTTCATTTTCTTGACGTACTGCGGATAGTAATGGCGTTAGTCCTTCTTTTTCTTGGGCATTCACATCGGCCCCATATTCAATCAATAGTTCCAATATCCCTTGCTCGCCTTGTTTTACAGCATGGTGCAATGGTGTCTTTCCTGTGTTATCCTGGCTGTTTGGATCTAGCCCTTTTTTTAAGAAGTATTCATAAAAGGGATGTGAATATTGTGTATGAGAAGCTAAATAGGACAAAATATTTTTCCCTTCCTTATCATGGGAATCGATTTTCGCACCAGCAGCTAATAGCATATCGAAAATTCCAAAAGAGGCCCCATCATCAATTGCATGGAATAAGATCGTCTTACCATCAATGAGTTCGTTTGGGTTTCCATTCATGTCTAATATACTTTGCAATGTTATTAAATCATTGTTGGCTACAGCATTCATCATTGTAATACCTTCGACTTTATAGCCAGCTACATTTGAATAATCCTTTAATAGCAATAATACGATAGGATAATATTCTTCATTGTCCTCTTTAGCATTTATATACCCAAGTGAATCAAACCCCTTGTTCCCGCCGCGATAAACCTCCGCTTTATATTGGAGCATTAGTTTTACTAATTCTTCGTTTTTCGAATCGATTGCATAAAAAACTAAAGGGACATTATCGATGATACGGTTCGGATCTGCCCCATTCTCCAACAACTCACGGCTGACTTGCAGATTATTTTCTTTCAAACTGTATTTAAGTAAATTAACAGAAGCTTCATTTTCGAAATTTGGATCTGCGCCGTAGGAGAGTAGCTGCTTGATGTAACTGAATGGCTCTTCTTCCGTAATTGCCCTGCTTAGCACAGTAGTTCTGTCAGCAAGAATCAGATTAGCATCAGCCCCGATTGCTAACATTTGCAGCACTCTTTCTTTGTCTTTTCTAAGGATTGCGGCTTTTAGGGCGAAGTAGTCCAAATTAGTGTCAATTTTTTTATTTTCAATGTAGGAGAAATAACCGTTATCTACTCCCGGCAAAAGCTTTCCACTACTGGCAAATGAAACACTATTGGCACTTAAGAAAAACACCATCGTAAATAGAGCTACATACCTCACTTTGAAAACTTTATACCTCATCGACATTTCTTTATAGCTATACGAAGCTTTAAAAATTAAGCGAAGTTTTGAGGAAGCAATTAAACTCCTGCGCTTCAAGTATTTAGAGATTGGGTCCTCCTTCACATGACAATCTCTCAATATTGATTCATAAACCAAAGACAACGCAACAAAGTCTATCTTCTTCACCGCTATTGCAATTCTTTGTTTTCTGGAAGTAAAACCTTTATAAATTTCAAATACTTTTGCCAGTTGAACCGAAACCGAAGTATTTTCAAAATCCAAAGTATGATAATGGAAAAAGTCTTCAAAAATCCGTCTTCCTGACTTTTGGTTTTTATTCACACACACAAAAATCATTCTGGCAACGACTGTGCTAATACTGGGAACTTTAATATTCCCGAATCCTTGAACACCTTCTATTTGCAAGGAAAGTTTTTTTAACAAAATACCGTATTGCCTTACCGCTTCTATATATTCTTTTTTCTCCCAGTACTCCCGTTCAATTACAGCAATCATATATGCGTATTTGATTTTCAATAGTTGATCTTTTAATTTAATACCATCAATTAATACTTCCCCTACTGGTTCGTTCATTTTAATGTACTGCTGCATTTTCTGCAAAAGATGCTCACCGAAAGTATACTTATTTTCATCAAATGCCACTTCTAATACCTGAACATTTTCGGTGAACCAATTTATCACTTTTTCCTTTTCCGATTCCTGAACTCCAATTTCCAATTCATATGTATCGGGATTGATATCAGTGATTTCATAACCGAATGTATTCAAGTCATCATTTACTCTTTTAATATATACACCATATAAAGTGAAATAAATTGCTGAATAACCTTTTTCCAAATCGTTAAGCAACGATTGGAAGACAGTTAAAACTTCTTCCCAGCTTTTATCTACTTCTGCCCACGATGCCTGAATTACTTCTTCATCGCTAGTGAGTGCTCCGGAAATTTTTCTTCCGACTATTCCACCGAAGGGACCGGCTACTAATGTACCCACTATACCTACTCCAAAATTGAATAATTGTTTTCCTCCTCGTTCGGCAGCAATGTCTTTCAATTTTTTGAAATGGCCTTTAATCACTCTTCCATGATTTTCTAATGCAAACATCAATCGATTAGTTTTTCCAAACAAGCTTTCCTGAAAGGCCTTAAAGACGACAGTATCTGCTCGATAACGCTTAAAAATTGTTGGAAATGTATTGGACTTTGAAGCATTACTATAAAACTCTAAGTAAGAATCCCAAACTCTTTGAACGGTTAAAACATTATTAAGCTCTTTTATAAATTTATGCGGCAAAATCAGCTCAACACATTCGTTGACAAACTTTTTACGTTCTTCGGAAGTTAAATTTTTCTCGCCTAACCGGCTATTTAGGTGAAAGACTTTATTGAAAATTTCTTGATCAAACGCTTTTTCAATAATACCAATTTCTTCTTTAGCCTGTTTATCAACGATTCGAAGAAGATGCTGAAATAATTCATCGTTTGTTCCTCTTTTTAGTTCTTGTTTTAACTGATCGACTTGTTTAATTAATGAGTTAGCATATGTAGTTTCTTTCATGTTCGTCCTCTTCACTTTTCTTAAATTATGACTATTAAAGCCAATCGAAAATACCTAAACCTTCACTGATATAATCCAAATCCATATCAACAATTAAATCTCCTCCGGTAAAGACTGCTGCTGCATCTCCAGCTCCCTGAAATACCACTTGACTTGCATAGCTTGTCAACTCTGGGAGAGATGAGGGGTCTAAATTGCCTCCACTGAAATTATATTGAACTCCTTGTGCAACAGGCCCTGATACTCCCAACAATTCCATGTCGCTTGAGTAGTAGGCAGTTTCACCTGTCGGGCTTTCAAACGTCATACTTTCAAGTTGAAAGTCGTTTGTATATAACAGTTCTCCCCCAGCTGCACTATCTGCTGTAAAAGCTTGCTGATTATAACTAGCATTCATAATCGACTCTCCCCCTAGGGGTGATGCTGCAGACAGTCCTTGTATGTTCATGTGCTGATCACTAATCGTTATGCCACCCATTAAATTATTAGATACATATCCAATTGCATTTTGATTTGCATCCAACAGAAGCAACTGATCTCCCGCCCAAGGCATTACAATTGTTCCATCCATACTTATCCCGTTTGTTTTTAATACATTAGCAATTGATTGTTGCGGGTATACACTATTTAAAAAATCCATTTAAATCCTCCTGTATTCTCTTGCCTTATTTATTATAAAATCCATTTAACAAGTACTTTGTAACTATAAGTATTATACCGTTTTTACCACAAAAAATAATAGACTAAAGTATTTATTATTTAGAAAATAATGTAATTTTTTCAGTCTTTTAAAACGCTGAAGCAAAAGCCATTACTAGAGTATCAAAAGCACGGTGTAAAAATCGGAGCAAGGCAGCTAATATGAAGCAATTTTTAAAAGGACTTTTAAGCATAAAAAAATCCCCAAATGACTCTAGTCATTTGGGGATCTAGGAACTTATAATTTCATCTCACTGAACCATCATCATAACTAAACTGCCACTCCACACCAAACTTATCCTCGACAACACCATAAGCCGGGCTGAAGAAGGTTTTCTGGAAATCCATAAT includes these proteins:
- a CDS encoding amidase family protein — translated: MEKTTFMLEEATINEIQQAFKDNRLTSVELVQSYLDRIEKYDISGPKINSVLSINPDALKIAEELDDMRGQDGQGSLYGIPVLLKDNIDTADNMPTTAGTIALQDNYALEDAFVATQLRQAGAIILGKVNMSEWAYFMTQNVPSGYSGLGGQVLNPYGVGTFEAGSVGGSSSGTGASIAANFAVVGIGTETSGSILSPASANSIVGIKPTVGLISRTGIIPIAESQDTAGPMARTVADAAITLSVLTGVDERDPATQSSVGKGLTDYTPFLKRDGLKGARIGVDLSFLSETSKEERAVMEQAIEEIKSLGAIVEEVIIPKQEFDSEVLWYEFKRGVNDYLRKVSDEVPVKSLADVIEFNKLDPAVRMKFGQSELEKSLSLSDDPQDPIYVEHRETDLRISAAEGIDVVMARYSLDALLFENNHGAAMPAKAGYPSITVPAGYTKAGKPVGVTFSGLAFSEPRLIELAYSYEQAMKKRVAPRFE
- a CDS encoding ankyrin repeat domain-containing protein; the encoded protein is MKETTYANSLIKQVDQLKQELKRGTNDELFQHLLRIVDKQAKEEIGIIEKAFDQEIFNKVFHLNSRLGEKNLTSEERKKFVNECVELILPHKFIKELNNVLTVQRVWDSYLEFYSNASKSNTFPTIFKRYRADTVVFKAFQESLFGKTNRLMFALENHGRVIKGHFKKLKDIAAERGGKQLFNFGVGIVGTLVAGPFGGIVGRKISGALTSDEEVIQASWAEVDKSWEEVLTVFQSLLNDLEKGYSAIYFTLYGVYIKRVNDDLNTFGYEITDINPDTYELEIGVQESEKEKVINWFTENVQVLEVAFDENKYTFGEHLLQKMQQYIKMNEPVGEVLIDGIKLKDQLLKIKYAYMIAVIEREYWEKKEYIEAVRQYGILLKKLSLQIEGVQGFGNIKVPSISTVVARMIFVCVNKNQKSGRRIFEDFFHYHTLDFENTSVSVQLAKVFEIYKGFTSRKQRIAIAVKKIDFVALSLVYESILRDCHVKEDPISKYLKRRSLIASSKLRLIFKASYSYKEMSMRYKVFKVRYVALFTMVFFLSANSVSFASSGKLLPGVDNGYFSYIENKKIDTNLDYFALKAAILRKDKERVLQMLAIGADANLILADRTTVLSRAITEEEPFSYIKQLLSYGADPNFENEASVNLLKYSLKENNLQVSRELLENGADPNRIIDNVPLVFYAIDSKNEELVKLMLQYKAEVYRGGNKGFDSLGYINAKEDNEEYYPIVLLLLKDYSNVAGYKVEGITMMNAVANNDLITLQSILDMNGNPNELIDGKTILFHAIDDGASFGIFDMLLAAGAKIDSHDKEGKNILSYLASHTQYSHPFYEYFLKKGLDPNSQDNTGKTPLHHAVKQGEQGILELLIEYGADVNAQEKEGLTPLLSAVRQENEDAISFLVKNGANPVIKDKNEVNALMLTLEKGNNKLIKILLPYSQLSKKEFTDMLEQAIENQEVALAELLLEMDTAPRIDEQDGQRYLLQSIADEDIDILKALLEYGINPNFVSEDFTSPIEYAQRKETDEYVDVLLAKGAQPNFAILKSLKGFWGLSSEDPIAAKIYQSGKDFILEEFIEGKSKKYVIDEDLNIKMEDEVTAINTSRDSYSANLPDSFQLTANYDQYSRIEKEEFTSLLEEQREIQKEIALEEKEKAAIRAKIKPLIGKWMSKEKGKEDAYITMDWAEGDTNSIDIDFRVFPYTHTNFYGEQEMKFEKDTVHFTEGIDKAVILNKNTIEYWVDDNHRIYKKIK